Proteins from a single region of Primulina tabacum isolate GXHZ01 chromosome 5, ASM2559414v2, whole genome shotgun sequence:
- the LOC142546718 gene encoding protein transport protein SEC13 homolog B-like, which produces MPAQKIETSHNDVVHDVSMDYYGKCVATALSDATIKIIGISNNSTSQHLATLSGHQGPVWQVSWAHPKFGSILASCSYDGKIIIWKEGNQNDWSQSHVFTNHKSSVNSIAWAPHEVGLCLACGSSDGNISVYTAQSDGSWATTRIEQAHPVGVTAVSWAPSMAPGELVGSGLLDPVQKLASGGCDNTVKVWKLYGGNWKMDCFPALQMHSDWVRDIAWAPNLGLPKSTMASASQDGKVVIWSVSKEGDQWEG; this is translated from the exons ATGCCTGCACAGAAGATAGAAACAAGTCACAATGATGTTGTTCATGATGTTTCCATGGACTACTATGGGAAATGTGTGGCAacagcattatctgatgccacTATTAAGATAATCGGTATCAGCAATAACTCTACATCTCAACATCTGGCTACCTTGAGCGGCCATCAAGGGCCCGTCTGGCAGGTTTCTTGGGCACACCCCAAGTTTGGTTCGATTCTCGCTTCATGTTCTTATGATGGTAAAATCATTATCTGGAAGGAAGGTAATCAGAATGATTGGTCTCAATCTCATGTCTTCACGAACCACAAATCATCTGTCAATTCCATTGCTTGGGCACCTCACGAGGTCGGACTTTGCTTGGCATGTGGTTCTTCAGATGGTAATATTTCTGTCTATACGGCTCAATCAGATGGTAGTTGGGCAACTACAAGAATAGAACAAGCCCACCCTGTGGGGGTGACTGCTGTTAGTTGGGCTCCTTCCATGGCCCCTGGTGAATTAGTTGGATCTGGACTGCTGGATCCTGTGCAGAAGCTGGCTTCTGGTGGCTGTGATAATACTGTGAAAGTGTGGAAACTCTACGGTGGTAACTGGAAAATGGATTGTTTCCCGGCTCTGCAAATGCACTCAGATTGGGTGAGAGACATCGCATGGGCACCAAATTTGGGGCTTCCAAAATCCACGATGGCGAGTGCTTCTCAGGATGGAAAGGTTGTTATATGGAGTGTGTCAAAGGAAG GTGATCAATGGGAGGGTTAA